The genomic window tttagtttagtttaaaatgtatgtaaatgtgaAACTATGtatttgtacagtatgtgtaatgcattacaaaaatgTTTGATTATTGCAGTTTactgcattttcaaatttattaaCATGCaagtacatataataataataataataataataataacactttaatatacacttctgttcaaaagtttggtaagatttttgtatatttttgatatatgATTTTGATTATGATTTTCATAAATGTTATACTCAGCCgggctgtatttattttttcagaaatacaTGATAGTCTCTTTTgccaggattatttgatgaatagaaaatactaaatatatatatttttacatatatattatattatataataatatactgattaaaagtgtatatgtataaaaaaagatcctactgactccaaacttttgaaaggcagtGAAATGAAACCCCAAACTAAATATGTATGACTGGTTTATTACAGTGCAGTGCTATAATCATCAGATCTTAAGACAGAcatcactgttttcttttctttttttaatcatcagAGCCATTCATACACTCTTACGATTTTATTTCTTGTTTCACTGCAAGCCAAGCAAACAGAATACATTATTATTGCTGAGAATGTTGTAGATCACAGACGGAATTTCCCCCCACCTCTAGCCCAGAGAAATTACCGTCCATTTGAAACACAGAGCATCCCTGTGAAATCTTGGTAAATTCAGAATCTGTGGTAAGCACAAGAACAATGGGAGAACACAATCTTGACAACACAGTTAAAGTGAACCGAGGCATTAAATATTCCAGACTGATGAAGCTACAGTGGAAATGTGACAAGATTTGCCAGAATGAACTAAATGGCTTCACGTACAAACGTAGATGTCACGTAGTTTACAGTGTGGGAGAATGTTATTGCCTCCTTTATCTGATTGCAATTTTTGCAGCGACAAAAACAAGATGTCAGTGAGCACACAAACACTATAGACACATGCAAGACCAGAATGTCTTTAATCAAGTACTGTTTTCCTCATAACGAACGCTAAATGGATGTGGGGAACCTTAATGACTACAAAACAGTGGAACAGACACTCAAACAATTCATGCAAATATATTGCTGTTTACGTATTGGATAAGAAATAACTGCCGAAGAGATGATGTGATTCAGGTTTCCCTGTAAAGATAAAATATGGCTTATATTCTGATAATTAACCCCTCTcgcttgattgattgattgattgatatgtaACTAATATCTAAAGCGTCTCACGATTcgaaatgtgtaaaatgtgtagTCGGTGTTTTGCTCTAGTGTGCGCTGTCCTCACCGAAGTCAGCACACGGTAAAGTAATATCTAAAGCTGCGTGTGCTTGAGATTTTTCAGGGAATTACTTCCTCAGCATGTCCTGCAGTGGGCCCGGTAGATACTTCATCATCGTGTCCATGATGCTTTCTTCCTCGTCGTCGTCTCCGCAGCCGGATGGTACTGCTTTCTTTGGACGGGTCAGACTGCCTTCGGTCTCCTGCTCCATCGCCGCCTGTGCCTCCGCTTCGGCCACCTCACGCTTCTTAATGCCATACTGTTACACAACcacagaaacatttaaaagctgaaattaaaaaGCTGTATCAATAAAAAAGCGATTAAGTAAAAGAAACGAAGGCACAGTTTTTAGGCTATTTGTCTACAAAACGAATTATTCACTTTTGAGTCTTTAGTCAGATGTATCCAAACATTTGAATCCTGTGTGATATGATACTAAATGATTACTGCACTACCAATGTACCATACTTGTTACAATTGAAGTTTAgccaaataatgtgaaatgttttaagaacTAACCAAGTTGTGTGCATTATTATCTCTgagtaataattttaattaaaaatgaatattttttttaaccctttagtcgttccaaacctgtatttgtCTCCTATGGAACATAatggacctttaaaaaaaaactgtgatgacttgtttaatttattacacattaattaatttatacataGCTTAGATATACATagatcgtatatatatatatatgtgtgtgtgtgtgtgtgtttataaaatatatatttatataaaaatatattttaaaaaaatcattgtatatttataaatcaattccttttttattattattatattggcattaaaggtgctgtatgtaggattgacaccgagtggttgaactaggtattgcaattgggtaaactggcaatGGGTGGGATTCACAAATCAAAATAGAGACGATAATCGGCCGAGAAAGctcatttttaaagaataatatctgactatccattttttttttatataaataagtgttaacttagcatgtttcttaaatatctgcaaacatattatggtagcCTATTTTTATGCTTCAGCAGAGTCAAAAACATACATGCAGCACctttaaaatacagaaaaggAATTAATTCAACAGGAACTGAAGCTGTTTGGTTAACAATGTTCTTCAAAATCTGTacctttatgttccacagaagagagTATTTCACAAATTAGGATTGACAAACGGctaagtgaatgatgacagatttcCCATATTTGAATGGACTCTTAACAAGAtgaaaaaatattgatttgaaaatTTGACTTCAGGTATATTATGGAGCCAATAAGCAGATGAAAGCAGAGGCTTTTGATGTCTCTAACCTTATCTCTGATGCCCTGTCTTATGGATTCCCGCTCTGCTTCCATCTTGGAGTGTTTGGcctttctctcttcttcttcctGTCTGAGAGCTTCCTGTCTCTCCTCTTCCTTCTCTTTTTCTGCATCAgggtctttatcctcttctcctCCTAACATTTTACCAACATCAGGGGGTCCTCCTGCAAACAGAAAAGAgattacaaacaacttcaattgtgtgtgtgtttttttaatgattggaTTCAATTACAAAAACTATCTACAAACTATGTAcaaacatattatttatatttcctAACCATACAGTTAAAGCCTAGATATTTCAAAATAGTTTAATGTGACTATAAGTGAACATGTAAACATATACTATTAATAACGCTGaatttttgtcaagcttaatatttgtttgtttgtttgtttttgtggaaaccacaatgcatgttttcaggattctttaataaactGAAATTACAAAGTTAAATGTCTTTTCATATCCAATTAATGCCTTCTTGCTATTAAAAGTTTTCAAtaactcaaacttttgaactggtGCAAAAAAATGATGAGAAACGTCAAAAAAAGCCCAACCAACTCAGCAAAACAAAGTtaacttataaatattaaattcacCACAGCAGGTCAAGTAACCTGGAGGCACACAATCACATCTCAGAGCATCAGAGGAAAATATCAGATAGAGTGTCTATTCAACCACTGAAAGAAGTCCTGTCCACTGGATTAAACTGTAATGCTGCAGAGCATCCTAGCAGGAGCAGGAATAATTTATGGGTTGGTCACAGTACTGCAGCCTCTGTCCCGGGAGGCCACACCATGCCTCAACACACTTCCAAAAATATACAGAGGGAATGTCACTTTGCAAAAGTCCTGGCCACCATCCTCATGTATCTAGCAGTACACAAAGGACATCACATTCAGATCTCCAAAGATTTTTCAGCAAAGTCTGGAATGTGAAACAAGGATACAAGCAACAATAATCTGGCTTTGTGTGATATGTGCTATATCGAAACCCACACACAGATCAGTTTCTGTGGTCTGGCTCTCCCCACTGGCACACAAACTCAACACCATCAGAACATTACACCACAAGGTGAAAAATGTTCTAACAAGTacaatattaaagggttagttcatcgagaaatcaaaattatgtcattaaagggggggtgaaatgctcgttttcactcgatatcctgttaatcttgagtacctatagagtagtactgcatccttcataactccaaaaagtctttagttttattatgttcataagagaaagatagtctgtaccgatttttcccggaaaaacacgaccgactggaggcgtgacgtgtgggcggagctaaagaatcacgagtgccagtaggcttttgcgtcgagagcgtttggaagctgtgacattacccagagccgttgaaaaacatatttaacggctctgacattgccttgaggaaaaaaacatcatccaaaataaaccatggctaacagtcagattcagccgtttatttatgatccagaatcagatcccgaggctgaaactgaacgagagcagcagcagcaacgactcgctccgagcggggctcgaacccgggtctccgatgggaggcggacgcactaacaaggaggcagagatatttgaagcagttttactcaccgcctgcggttccaacacacgatcgtgaccctttttcgttgggattgcatcatccttaagaaataaacgatacgcatatccgtcgtcaaactgggcataattgtaaaacaagcatcttcgaaatgcagggaacgaacacaaacacttgcacaactccgttgctgctctgtaaaaataaactccatccactggtcccttaatgctgttttttctttggtaatctgtggagggttgtcttgccctggcaaccaaaaacacactccttttgtgacatttcgcgatgctctcgctctgatcagtgaatgtctgtgcacagcctctctctgctctgctatatgggagcgcgcgctcttccggaagacgtgcccttaggacccatataaggaaattccgctccatctaacgtcacacagagccatactcgaaaaaaactttccgaaacttgtgacaaaccggaaggagaatttttggaacagaaatactccttcaaacgtaaaacttaatttttgagactttgtccatgtttagcacgggaatccaactctttaacagtgtaaaaaactcagtatgcatgaaatagcatttcaccccccctttaataattttgatttttcaaTGAACTAACGGAGAAAACTCATCAAGAATGCTCTGAAATCCTGTGGCTATTATGCAGAATGGGCCTTTGTTTTAAAGAGCCAGGATGTCCAGTGtaaatgcacacaaaaacagtattttttcttaaaagtgaattttgcctcatttattatattttgcaaCAGGTCATGTGGGTCACCTGAATTCACCACGCTTACTAACAggaagctgcttggtttgaaagtaacttctttgtgagctgtgcttcatacatcactacactattgacaataaaAAATTTTGTTACTTTTCCCAGCGCTGTTGATGATGGACTGGTTACTTGTGGTTGCAAATTGAGGCAGAATATTAGTTCAGTGTCAGCAAACATTGTATACAACTGATGTTTTTAaccaattatttttaatgatatttgtgCAGCTCAATGAAGAATTGGTCTTGTGCTGCGTGTTCCCTATAGGTGGGCTATTTGTGTGTTTCTGAGAATATCTCTGTGCCTCTTAGTGTCTGTATATGCTCTTGAGTGCATGTTTATTTTTCAGGGTAGTGCATGTATGTGCAAACCATGTTTTTGACTACTGTGAGTGACCTGGAGCATATTTAATCCATAGTTTATCATAAAATTTTAGCTTCAAGAAGAGTATGGTGACAGCAACCACATAGAAATGGTGAAAATCCAAAAATCACCAATCTGGTTAACTTTACAGCGTTAACATATGGTGTGGCATGTGCTCTCCTTTCCGCTTTTTTTTACCTCTCGACAGATGGCATCAAAATGGTTCTCTGTCTGAAATGCCAAACCAAGGCTGCTCATTTTTTCGAGTGTGTGATTGAAGACTCGTTGTCACTAATGTATCAGTTTaaatcttatattttaaaatatttatacttgGGGCGGTTTGGGCAGCTGGTACTCTTCACCCTGTCCTTTGCTGCAGATACTTGCTCTGTGGCCCCGGTCCAGTAGTGACATCAGCTCTTCTACTTTATACACACTCGGGATTGAGTCTGAAAGCGCTGAAGCAAATATTTGAACTGCATGGCCATTTGGGCTTCCACATAACAGGACCACGCCACATCACTCTacacaaacaaattaaacataCAGCACACTGAAAGTAAGAGCTGGTCCATTGCCAGACCAGAACCTTGCAAAAAATATACTGTGTTGGTGCCACTGCCCTGAATGATAACATAAAAAATCATGCACCATGGTATTTCTGTGGTATTCCATGGCAAATTCCACAAACAGGGTAAACTTTAGTGTCACAAGATTTTgcgttagattaaaaaaatttatacgaCAGTGAATTCCACCCACTTAACTGTAGGGGGCTCTAAAgtccaaacaaataaatacattacatacagttgctttaacTCAACTGTTACCTAAgttatagtattaaaaaaaatctaatattttctttttttttaaaaatgctaaatttgcAAACCCATTAGCCACTCTGccataatttattgtaattatatttcatgtttattgcTCAAACAGCTCAATATTCAACTTgagtagaaaaataaaaatcctcaGCCTTATTGTGCACCCCATTCATGGAAGGTGTCGGGACAGTGTCCTTACAGTAGGAGTACAGTATATAGAGTATGTGTCTTTGACACTGCTCTCTTTTGTGAGCTGCCGCACGCGGAAAATGCTAAACGCCGACTAGTGTTgatttaagtgaagtgaagtgacgtcAAGGATGGTGACCCAGTCGTgctcttgctcaagggcaccctcAGTCGTGGTACTGAAGGTGAAGAGATCACCATAACACTCCCCCCACCTATAATTCCTGCTGACCGGGGCccaaacctgcaacctttggaTTAGATGtccgaatctctaaccattagaccacgactTCCCACGTAAAATCTTTAGTAGCCTATATCGTTTTCTCCGGTGGATGAAGTTGAACCGTGAACGACTTCCAGGGAGCGCGCACGTGACGAGTGCTGCAGCACTACAGCACTGACTCTAGTCTTTCATTGCAATTTATAATCTCTCAACGGGAATATATACACTCACCTCCCAAAGCTGCCTTCATCAGGAAATTCATGATGGCTTTTCAAGTGGTCCTGTCCTTGAACTTGACAAGTGTATGAGACCAGAGATCGTACAGACAGATCTGAAAACAAAATGGacattgattttaataataatactactaataataatgataataataataataataaaagcaaaagtgATGATACTGCATCTCAATAAAACATGCACATGCACAACTTGATCGGAACGTTTTGTCCTTCAGCTCACAGGGTACAGTGTGAAGCCAATTTTGCACGTGGATTTTCTTTCTGCGCTGCTCTTCGAGCGAAATATTAGAGCAAATATCATTCCCGTCATCCACAGTGACAGATCATCAAATCCCTCCGTGCAGCTGATGCTGATAATGACAATCAAGCTGTCACAATACCAACCCCATTGTGCTGAGCTAATTAAATTCATTTGCGTTACTGTCTATCACCACCGTTGcgtattttaaatagaaaatatacctATGAACTTCCAGGGGTCAGAGATCCAGAAGATAACTTTGGATTTATGAACCAATGACTTCCTTAATCCAGCGCAGGACTGTCTATTTAGTCATATGACCCAAGCTCACTAGGATCTCTACAAAGTGTTTTGCGTGAGCAGTCGTTCCGACCTCTGTAGTCTTGGTGCATTACCTTACTTGAACCCCCGCCGCAAAGGCTCGGCAGTATCTAATACACAAGCTGTTTTCAGCACCACCTTCAATGGACAGCGCACCTCCAGCAGTTGTAAGAAATGCGGTGTAAATACCTGCTCAGTGTCCGCCGAGGAAGCGAGGTGTCGCGCCGATATGGAAGTTGACGTGGGCCAGTTGTGGAGGATGTGTGTGATTAACCCGCTATGAGCATCCCTGAATTTCCAGGCGTCTCTTCCTGCTCGCTCAGCGCCTGTCAGAGTGTTGACCAGGGGAACTGCAGCCGGAACCCAAGACGGCGACAACCCTGTGCATCACTCACAGCCTTTTTCCATCAAAACATCGCACGTCCCCAGCCGGAGAGAGGAGCAATTGATTGTAAGTGCCGGTGGGAAACACGCCTCTGCCACTGCTTAGCAGCTGATCCTTCCGCTACTGTTGGAAGCTTGGCATAACAGATGCTGTCAGACCTGGAGGATGAAAGATGGAAGGATCTTCACCCCTCATGACTTGGCCGTCAGAGTCTCTTAAAAGAAAATGCTGAATCAGAGTCTATGGCTCAGACTGGTATTGCCCTTTACAGGTACAATTTATTCACATTAACCATTGCCCCAATATGCACCTCATTTGGACTCTTAGGTTACATCTAAAGGGAATTAATTTgattgcattagataacaaaatgaacaatacactggagtttttaaataaatttattcagcaaggatgcaataaatcgattaaaagtgacagtatacTACAAAAGATtgcaattgtaaataaatgctgttcttttgaacgttctgttcatcaaagaatcctgacactTTTTAGACTATTATGGTTTcctcaaaaaaattaataaataaaataaaaaaataaaaagcagctgttttcaacattgataataaaaagaaatcagtatagaatgatttctgaaagatcatgtgacactaaatacGGGATTAATGGATActtaaaaaatgcagttttgcaaTCGCAGGAttgaataaaaaagtattttcaaatagaaaacagtaattatacagtatcactgtttttactgtatttggcgAGCATATAAGACAtggttaaataaacatttgaaaatctcACAGACCCCAtcttaataatgatgatgataaatggtaagacttaaaaatgtattacgcacacacacacacacacacacacacacacacacacatacgtgtaTGTGTAAAACTGTGTATGGGTAAAAAAAGTTGCAAAGATAAGAAAAGTTATTTCTGAGAAAAGCACTAGTATCATAATTTGGacaattaatttaatgtgtgCAGAAATTAACACttacaattatcttttttttttcaatataaaaaaatatatgtaaatgcatGCTATAGATTGCACTTTGTTAGGTCAGTTTTACCCATTTGTAAATTACTTTAAATCCTCCACATTGTCAAACTGGATACATGAGGTCACCCTTCCCATTCTAAAAATAGCCAAAGACAGGCATTTATATTCATGCCAGAACATAAAGTGACATTTAGCAGgtgctttttatccaaagcatcttgCAGGAGACGTCACTAAGTAAAGAGGCAGTACCATTACATTTAagcatagaaaatgtttttttttttttttcaagattttatgCAAGAAGCTATTTGACACCAGGAAGAATCAATATCCAGTAAGACCATGGGGACATAGTCACCTTTTAGTTGAGGACGTGCCACATGACTCTGCATTATTCAAACACAGCCTCGCTCTAAGGGCAACACTGCAGTGCGCAAAGGTTCTCCCTACAGTCATAACACCTCACTGTTGCTGTAAAACTGGGCTGATGCAACCGGCCCATTAAAAGGTTTAGTATTCTGATGTTCTCTCTGGTGAGAGGAGACTGTATGTTTACCAGACTGAGAGTTACAAATTCAAATGAAAGAATCTCTTCAGTATGTTGAAGCAGTTCAGTTTCgcttttacaaataaacaacaatctactttcatttcttttgtgacagaTAATTTCCCACATCTGAATTCGATGAAAGGACGAATGGGTCATTAAATGAAGCACTGAACAGAAAGGCCCACTGAGATAATCAGTTGCATTTATCATGAATGTAGATCAATACTGAAGGAgcaagagtgagagaaagagagagagagagagagaaagaaagagaaaagagagaggaagTATGTTTTATGGTCCAACTATTTCTGCTGAGCTTTTTATTCTGCGAGCATTTATCTCTTCTGGACTGCAGCCAAATGGGAAACACTGATTTATTCTCTCTTGGCACAGAGAGCTGAGTGGACAAAAAGAGGAGAGGGCAGGGAGAGGAGAGCAAGCAGAGGCGAGACTCTGATTATTGAAGAACTGAAGGCAAAGAataggagaaagagagaaatatgtTTGAAATGTCTTATAAACACTTTGCACAGGTCAAATTTATCACTGCCATCTGGGTAGCGTCCCTGAAGAGTTATTTGTGGCCATCTCCATGTATGCTTGTCAGAACGATTTAAACAGAACTCAAAGCAGTGAGGGACAGAGTGATGAATGAACATAATGACGTCAAAATACTTACAAATGCTTATTTCAATAGTGACTA from Carassius auratus strain Wakin chromosome 1, ASM336829v1, whole genome shotgun sequence includes these protein-coding regions:
- the LOC113105643 gene encoding complexin-1-like — protein: MNFLMKAALGGGPPDVGKMLGGEEDKDPDAEKEKEEERQEALRQEEEERKAKHSKMEAERESIRQGIRDKYGIKKREVAEAEAQAAMEQETEGSLTRPKKAVPSGCGDDDEEESIMDTMMKYLPGPLQDMLRK